The following proteins come from a genomic window of Flavobacterium crocinum:
- the bglX gene encoding beta-glucosidase BglX: MKNKLVLLFLGCAVLGYAQKKPAKNTVKIKPKSEFVAELMSKMTLDEKLGQLNLPTSGDITTGQANSSNVAKNIAEGKVGGLFNIKSVQKIKEVQKIAVEKSRLKIPLLFGMDVIHGYETTFPIPLGLSCTWDMALIERSAQIAAKEASADGINWTFSPMVDISRDPRWGRVSEGSGEDPYLGSQIAKAMVNGYQQHDLSKNNSILACVKHFALYGAPEAGRDYNTVDMSHIRMFNDYFPPYKAAVDAGVGSVMASFNEVDGIPATGNKWLMTDVLRKQWGFKGFVVTDFTGIPEMIEHGMGNLQDVSALALNAGVEMDMVGEGFLGTLKKSLDEKRVSMETIDNAVKLILEAKYDLGLFQDPYKYCDEKRAKTEIFTIDSRKEARQIASQSLVLLKNQNQLLPLKKSGTIGLIGPLADAKENMPGTWSVATKMENAVSLLRGIKEVAGAGTKVLYAKGSNLDYDETFETNATMFGKTLHRDARSKEEMLAEALKVAEQSDVIVAALGESAEMSGESSSRTNLEIPQAQKDLLNALLKTGKPVVLVLFDGRPLVITDEEKTVPAILNAWFAGTEAGYAIADVLFGDVNPSGKLTSTFPRSVGQLPIYYAHKNTGRPLSNTEGKFEKFRSNYIDERNEPLFPFGFGLSYTTFDYSNLKISSDKMNSTGKLKVTVDVTNTGNFDGKETVQLYIRDLVGSVTRPVRELKGFQKIALKKGEKQTVSFDITVEDLKFYNSDLQFVAEPGQFDIFIGGNSNADKKVSFELTK; this comes from the coding sequence ATGAAAAACAAATTAGTCTTACTTTTTTTAGGATGCGCTGTTTTGGGTTATGCTCAAAAAAAGCCAGCTAAAAATACAGTGAAAATTAAACCAAAGTCTGAATTTGTAGCAGAGTTAATGTCAAAAATGACTTTAGACGAGAAATTGGGTCAGTTAAACTTGCCAACATCTGGTGATATTACCACAGGGCAGGCAAACAGCTCAAATGTGGCAAAAAATATTGCTGAAGGTAAAGTGGGCGGTTTGTTCAACATTAAATCAGTTCAAAAAATTAAAGAAGTACAGAAAATTGCGGTTGAAAAAAGCCGTTTAAAAATTCCGTTGCTTTTTGGTATGGACGTTATTCACGGTTACGAAACAACATTCCCAATTCCGTTAGGATTGTCTTGTACCTGGGATATGGCTTTAATTGAAAGAAGTGCGCAAATTGCTGCTAAAGAAGCAAGTGCAGACGGAATCAACTGGACATTTTCTCCAATGGTTGATATTTCTCGTGATCCACGTTGGGGAAGAGTTTCTGAAGGTTCAGGAGAAGATCCGTACTTAGGAAGCCAAATTGCAAAAGCAATGGTTAACGGATATCAACAACATGACCTTTCTAAAAACAATTCAATCTTAGCTTGTGTTAAGCACTTCGCATTATATGGAGCTCCGGAAGCTGGACGTGATTACAACACCGTTGATATGAGTCATATCAGAATGTTCAACGACTATTTTCCTCCTTACAAAGCGGCAGTTGATGCAGGTGTAGGTTCGGTAATGGCTTCTTTCAACGAAGTGGACGGAATCCCTGCAACTGGAAACAAATGGTTAATGACAGATGTTTTAAGAAAACAATGGGGTTTTAAAGGTTTTGTTGTAACCGATTTTACAGGAATTCCTGAAATGATCGAACACGGAATGGGAAATCTTCAAGATGTTTCTGCTTTGGCATTGAACGCTGGAGTTGAAATGGATATGGTTGGAGAAGGTTTCTTAGGAACTTTGAAAAAATCTTTGGATGAAAAAAGAGTTTCTATGGAAACAATCGACAACGCTGTAAAATTGATTTTAGAAGCAAAATATGATTTAGGATTATTCCAGGATCCATATAAATATTGTGACGAGAAAAGAGCAAAAACGGAGATTTTTACAATAGACAGCAGAAAAGAAGCACGTCAAATTGCTTCACAATCATTGGTATTGTTGAAAAACCAAAACCAATTATTGCCACTTAAAAAATCAGGTACAATTGGTTTAATTGGACCATTAGCAGATGCGAAAGAAAACATGCCGGGAACCTGGAGCGTGGCTACAAAAATGGAAAATGCTGTTTCATTATTAAGAGGAATTAAAGAAGTTGCCGGAGCAGGAACGAAAGTTTTATATGCAAAAGGAAGTAACTTAGATTACGATGAAACTTTTGAAACAAACGCAACTATGTTCGGGAAAACATTACATCGTGATGCTCGTTCAAAAGAGGAAATGTTAGCAGAAGCTTTAAAAGTAGCAGAACAGTCAGATGTAATTGTGGCAGCTTTAGGAGAATCTGCAGAAATGAGCGGAGAATCAAGCAGCCGTACAAACTTAGAAATTCCACAAGCTCAAAAAGATTTATTAAACGCTTTATTGAAAACAGGAAAACCGGTTGTATTAGTTTTATTTGACGGACGTCCGTTAGTAATTACAGACGAAGAAAAAACAGTTCCAGCAATTTTAAATGCTTGGTTCGCAGGTACAGAAGCAGGTTACGCTATCGCTGATGTTTTATTTGGAGATGTAAATCCATCTGGAAAATTGACTTCAACTTTCCCAAGAAGCGTTGGACAATTGCCAATTTACTACGCACACAAAAATACTGGAAGACCACTTTCTAATACAGAAGGGAAATTCGAAAAATTCAGATCAAATTATATTGACGAAAGAAATGAGCCTTTATTCCCATTCGGATTTGGTTTAAGCTACACCACTTTTGATTATTCAAACTTGAAAATTTCTTCAGATAAAATGAATTCGACTGGAAAATTAAAAGTAACAGTTGATGTAACGAATACTGGAAATTTTGACGGAAAAGAAACGGTTCAATTATACATTAGAGACTTAGTTGGTTCTGTAACAAGACCAGTGAGAGAATTGAAAGGTTTCCAAAAAATAGCGCTTAAAAAAGGCGAAAAACAAACAGTAAGTTTTGATATTACTGTAGAGGATTTAAAGTTTTATAACTCTGATTTACAATTTGTAGCAGAGCCTGGGCAGTTTGATATTTTCATTGGAGGTAATTCAAATGCCGATAAGAAAGTTAGTTTTGAGTTAACTAAATAG
- a CDS encoding glycerophosphodiester phosphodiesterase family protein: MKNFKIVSSLVFVLVFSLCNAQKNAIVAHRGAWKKNNLPENSIASLRHAIDLKLPGSEFDVWRTADDSLVINHDAHYNKLLIEETNYADLIKFKLSNGEKLPTLHEYISEGKRNNKHTLLVCEIKPSEISKERGQKTGVAAVETIKKLKANKNTCYISFDYDILKAIRKVDAKTSLQYLEGNKSPKEVKADYINGVDYHYSVFQKHPEWIQEAKDNKVLLNAWTVNEAADMDWIIDHKFNYITTNEPELLSERLKIKK, translated from the coding sequence ATGAAGAATTTTAAAATAGTAAGTTCATTAGTTTTTGTACTTGTTTTTTCTTTGTGTAATGCACAGAAAAATGCCATTGTAGCACATCGTGGTGCATGGAAAAAGAATAATCTCCCGGAAAATTCTATTGCATCATTAAGACATGCAATTGACTTAAAATTGCCAGGTTCCGAATTTGATGTTTGGAGAACCGCTGATGATTCGCTTGTAATCAATCATGATGCACATTACAATAAACTGCTTATTGAAGAAACGAATTACGCAGATTTGATAAAATTTAAACTTTCAAACGGAGAAAAACTTCCAACGCTGCACGAATATATTTCAGAAGGAAAAAGAAATAATAAACATACACTTTTAGTCTGCGAAATAAAACCATCAGAAATCAGTAAAGAAAGAGGACAAAAAACGGGTGTAGCAGCAGTCGAAACCATTAAAAAATTAAAAGCCAATAAAAATACCTGCTACATCAGTTTTGATTATGATATTCTAAAAGCAATTAGAAAAGTAGATGCTAAAACTTCATTGCAATATTTAGAAGGAAATAAATCTCCAAAAGAAGTTAAAGCAGATTATATCAATGGTGTCGATTATCATTATTCAGTCTTTCAAAAACATCCGGAATGGATTCAGGAAGCAAAGGATAATAAAGTCCTTCTGAATGCCTGGACTGTAAATGAAGCCGCAGATATGGATTGGATTATAGACCACAAATTCAATTACATTACGACAAACGAGCCCGAACTTTTAAGTGAAAGATTAAAAATAAAAAAATAA
- a CDS encoding discoidin domain-containing protein, with protein MKKRYKLSALPILFVILFSHSLLAQKLGKTEWFDPNKPATTYCNPINIGYNYTTHNHNGIPESRRSSADPVIITYKGEYYLFATNQAGFFWSKDMSDWNFVYGSFQRQPGDDDQCAPAAWVVNDTLFYVGSTWKRDHPIWKTADPKSGRWTRHVDKAMLPTWDPAIFQDDDKKVYMYYGSSGKLPLVGVEVDYNTWLPKGNQTDYATLYKATEVEDIQKPYGQIKEVAILDPSSHGWERFGPNNDMEPAPWGNFIEGAWMTKHNGKYYMQYGAPATEFKGYANGVHVGDNPLGPFTYQKHNPMSYKPGGFVIGAGHGNTFADNYGNYWNTGTCKISIKDRFERRIDMFPAGFDKDDVMYSITSYGDFPIVLPTSNRDQTKGASSGWMLLSYKKPVTVSSSEECMEVETHRMDNGGKKVYEKFCYGPENLTDENIQTYWSAKTSNPGEWLQMDLGRSMEIKALQINYADHKATQYNKAMDIYYQYKIFMSDDAQNWTLVVDKSKNDKDAPHDYVELTKPFKARYIKMENIHNASGLFAISDFRVFGNGLASKPKAVTSFKVDRNKADSRNAMISWKKQNDAIGYNIYYGITPDKLYNSIMVYGDNTYDFRGLDKGTKYYFTIEPFNENGIGTKNKIIEVK; from the coding sequence ATGAAAAAAAGATATAAACTGTCTGCATTGCCAATTTTATTTGTGATTCTTTTTAGTCACAGTCTTTTGGCACAAAAATTAGGTAAAACAGAATGGTTTGATCCTAATAAACCTGCAACTACGTATTGTAATCCAATTAATATTGGTTACAATTATACCACTCACAATCACAATGGAATTCCGGAATCACGTCGTTCAAGCGCCGATCCGGTTATTATAACTTACAAAGGAGAATATTATTTATTTGCGACGAATCAGGCAGGTTTTTTTTGGAGCAAAGACATGTCAGACTGGAATTTTGTTTACGGAAGTTTTCAAAGACAGCCCGGAGACGACGACCAATGTGCGCCAGCAGCATGGGTTGTAAATGACACCTTATTTTACGTTGGTTCAACCTGGAAAAGAGATCATCCAATCTGGAAAACAGCCGATCCAAAATCAGGAAGATGGACACGTCATGTAGACAAAGCAATGCTTCCAACCTGGGATCCAGCGATTTTTCAGGATGATGACAAAAAAGTATATATGTATTATGGTTCAAGCGGAAAGCTTCCTTTAGTAGGTGTTGAGGTGGATTATAACACATGGCTTCCAAAAGGGAATCAGACTGATTATGCTACATTATATAAAGCTACAGAAGTAGAAGATATTCAAAAACCGTATGGTCAAATTAAAGAAGTTGCCATTTTAGATCCTTCTTCTCACGGTTGGGAGCGTTTTGGACCAAATAATGATATGGAACCTGCGCCTTGGGGTAATTTCATTGAAGGAGCCTGGATGACGAAACACAATGGGAAGTATTATATGCAATATGGAGCGCCGGCAACCGAATTTAAAGGTTATGCAAATGGAGTTCACGTAGGAGATAATCCATTAGGGCCTTTTACCTATCAAAAACATAATCCAATGTCTTATAAACCGGGCGGATTTGTAATTGGTGCGGGACACGGAAACACTTTCGCAGATAACTATGGAAATTATTGGAACACCGGAACTTGTAAAATATCAATCAAAGATCGTTTTGAACGTCGTATCGATATGTTTCCTGCCGGATTTGATAAAGATGATGTGATGTATTCTATAACTTCTTACGGAGATTTTCCAATTGTATTGCCAACAAGTAATCGCGATCAGACAAAAGGCGCTTCATCCGGATGGATGTTGCTTTCATATAAAAAGCCTGTAACGGTTTCTTCTTCTGAAGAATGTATGGAAGTGGAAACGCATAGAATGGATAACGGAGGCAAAAAAGTGTACGAGAAATTCTGTTACGGACCAGAAAACCTTACAGATGAAAATATTCAGACGTATTGGTCAGCTAAAACCAGTAATCCGGGCGAATGGCTTCAAATGGATTTAGGAAGATCAATGGAAATAAAGGCGCTGCAGATTAATTACGCAGATCATAAAGCGACGCAGTACAACAAAGCAATGGATATTTATTATCAGTATAAAATATTCATGTCTGATGATGCACAAAACTGGACTTTGGTAGTCGATAAATCAAAAAACGATAAAGATGCGCCTCATGATTATGTAGAATTGACAAAGCCATTTAAAGCGCGTTATATTAAAATGGAAAATATCCACAACGCTTCAGGTTTATTTGCCATTTCAGATTTCAGAGTTTTTGGAAACGGATTAGCTTCAAAACCAAAAGCTGTAACTTCATTTAAAGTAGACAGAAACAAAGCAGATTCCAGAAATGCTATGATTTCCTGGAAAAAGCAAAATGATGCAATAGGCTATAACATTTACTACGGAATTACTCCTGATAAACTATACAACAGTATTATGGTTTATGGCGACAATACATACGATTTTAGAGGTTTAGATAAAGGAACAAAATATTATTTCACAATTGAGCCATTTAATGAAAATGGTATTGGTACAAAAAATAAGATTATCGAAGTAAAATAG